Proteins encoded within one genomic window of uncultured Draconibacterium sp.:
- a CDS encoding molybdenum cofactor biosynthesis protein MoaE, whose protein sequence is MKHIQNTAINYSELFDDFRHPQSGAVVLFSGEVRDNNKGRTVTHLEYEAYEPMADKMIDKILEEAKSRFNLNQAACVHRIGHVEISGCAVVVITGSGHRKEAYDANRYIIDRVKNEVPIWKHEFFADGTSEWGQNCDCVTDDHHHHNHHYEKAE, encoded by the coding sequence ATGAAGCACATACAAAATACAGCGATTAATTACAGCGAACTTTTTGATGATTTCAGGCATCCGCAAAGTGGCGCGGTGGTGCTGTTCAGTGGTGAAGTTCGCGATAACAATAAAGGCCGCACAGTAACGCACCTGGAATACGAAGCGTACGAGCCTATGGCCGATAAAATGATCGACAAGATATTAGAAGAAGCCAAATCTCGCTTTAATCTTAACCAGGCAGCCTGTGTTCATCGTATTGGTCATGTTGAGATCAGTGGCTGTGCGGTTGTGGTGATCACGGGTTCCGGCCATCGTAAAGAAGCATACGACGCCAACCGTTACATCATCGACCGCGTGAAAAATGAAGTGCCCATCTGGAAGCACGAGTTTTTTGCTGACGGAACGAGCGAATGGGGACAAAACTGCGATTGTGTAACTGACGATCACCACCATCATAATCATCACTATGAAAAAGCTGAGTAG
- a CDS encoding MoaD/ThiS family protein yields MNRKIVCFAGLKKFFGDEINVEVAPEESYANLLEKLGELNPEAKEVLTSCRIAVNEEFVQLNETIKDQTTLFLIPPSSGG; encoded by the coding sequence ATGAATAGAAAGATTGTATGTTTTGCAGGACTGAAGAAGTTCTTTGGCGACGAAATCAACGTTGAAGTGGCTCCGGAAGAAAGTTATGCCAACTTGCTTGAAAAACTGGGAGAATTAAATCCGGAAGCAAAAGAAGTACTAACCAGCTGCCGGATTGCCGTGAACGAGGAATTCGTTCAGCTGAACGAGACGATAAAAGACCAAACCACATTGTTTTTAATTCCACCGTCAAGTGGAGGATAA
- a CDS encoding GTP 3',8-cyclase MoaA, which translates to MLKIEDKLGRRFEKLRISLLNSCNFSCVYCVDNEFDENTNLQPDQSGADKPISVKEFTQLIEAVHRLTGLKSVRLTGGEPLLYSNLYPLIENIKNLGINDIRLTTNAFFLKENAVKLVNAGVNSINISVDAIDNKIFGQLIRRSDTSRVFQGIEAAIKAGLNVKLNAVIMRGKNDSQIVPLLDYATELGVKIRYLELMKMGHLYHSENGLFFPEKEILSTIQEKYEIEEIKREDSSTAHYWRTSKGGVFGIIANESTPFCHDCNRLRLDSNGYFFGCLSNAHGEKLMPYIDNDQLLTEKLKGLLLLKQAVKFHGSELSMRNIGG; encoded by the coding sequence ATGTTGAAAATTGAAGATAAGCTGGGCAGAAGATTTGAAAAGCTAAGAATAAGTCTCCTGAACTCGTGTAATTTTTCGTGCGTTTATTGTGTTGATAATGAGTTTGATGAAAATACAAACCTTCAACCCGATCAAAGCGGCGCTGATAAACCAATTTCAGTGAAAGAATTTACACAATTGATTGAGGCAGTACACCGATTAACAGGCTTAAAAAGCGTTCGGTTAACCGGCGGCGAACCTTTGCTTTACTCCAATCTTTACCCACTTATTGAAAACATTAAAAACCTTGGCATTAACGATATTCGCCTAACCACCAACGCGTTTTTTCTAAAAGAAAATGCCGTAAAACTGGTGAATGCTGGCGTAAATTCAATCAACATTTCGGTGGATGCCATCGATAACAAAATCTTTGGGCAGCTAATACGCCGTTCGGATACTTCACGGGTTTTCCAGGGAATTGAAGCAGCTATAAAAGCAGGCTTGAATGTGAAACTTAATGCGGTTATCATGCGGGGAAAAAATGATTCGCAGATTGTTCCACTGCTGGATTATGCCACAGAACTGGGCGTAAAGATCCGCTACCTGGAGTTGATGAAAATGGGGCATTTATACCATTCGGAGAACGGACTTTTCTTTCCGGAAAAGGAAATTCTTTCAACGATTCAGGAGAAATACGAGATTGAAGAAATTAAGCGAGAAGATTCATCAACAGCGCATTACTGGCGCACTTCGAAAGGTGGAGTTTTTGGAATTATTGCCAATGAATCGACACCCTTTTGTCACGACTGCAACCGTTTACGATTAGACAGCAACGGCTACTTTTTTGGTTGCCTGAGCAATGCACATGGTGAAAAACTAATGCCGTATATCGATAACGACCAATTGCTTACTGAAAAACTTAAAGGATTATTGTTGTTGAAACAAGCGGTAAAATTCCACGGTAGTGAATTATCAATGAGAAATATAGGAGGCTAA
- a CDS encoding XdhC family protein encodes MTHELKLLFDTLKSWQVFDKKAVFVSVVDLEGSSYRRPGVRMLIREDGEYAGAVSGGCVESEIERQAQSVFRTNKPKVITYDGRYRVGCEGVIHVLIEPAFLSDELLKAFENQLESRKPFQMDSFFDTEVGEYDDVGSVLRINGIDYSLNPDFKAEQTDQQKCFSQTFEPLFQLFIFGAEHDAVQLSQAGKLLGWEVTVVASPEESKSCDYFPGAASLITPSFDAIDTSAIDEQTAVVLMTHSFSKDVQYLMALNDINPAYIGLLGSGNRRERVISMLLEQVPDLSLEFVEQIHGPAGINIGAENAAEISISILAEILSVVRKQKPVALREKVGAIHE; translated from the coding sequence ATGACGCACGAACTGAAACTACTGTTTGATACGTTAAAATCGTGGCAAGTATTTGATAAAAAAGCTGTATTTGTCTCGGTAGTCGATTTGGAGGGATCGTCGTACCGCCGGCCCGGAGTTCGGATGCTTATTCGCGAGGATGGGGAGTACGCCGGGGCAGTTAGTGGCGGCTGTGTTGAAAGTGAGATCGAACGGCAGGCGCAAAGTGTTTTTCGGACCAACAAGCCAAAAGTTATTACTTACGATGGTCGGTATAGGGTTGGCTGTGAGGGTGTTATTCATGTTTTGATAGAACCGGCTTTTCTGTCGGACGAATTGTTGAAGGCTTTTGAAAATCAGTTGGAAAGCAGGAAGCCTTTTCAGATGGATTCGTTCTTCGATACAGAAGTGGGAGAGTACGATGATGTAGGTTCGGTGCTCCGTATAAACGGCATTGATTATTCACTAAATCCCGATTTCAAAGCTGAGCAGACCGATCAGCAAAAGTGTTTTTCACAAACTTTTGAGCCTTTATTCCAGCTGTTTATTTTTGGTGCTGAACACGATGCTGTTCAGCTAAGTCAGGCCGGTAAATTACTGGGGTGGGAGGTAACGGTGGTGGCGTCTCCCGAAGAGTCGAAATCGTGCGACTATTTTCCGGGGGCAGCATCGTTGATCACTCCGTCGTTTGATGCTATTGATACTTCAGCCATTGACGAACAAACTGCAGTGGTTTTAATGACACACAGCTTTAGTAAAGATGTTCAGTATTTAATGGCTTTAAATGACATTAACCCGGCGTACATTGGTTTGTTGGGTTCGGGAAACCGCAGAGAGCGTGTAATTTCGATGTTGCTGGAACAGGTTCCCGATCTTTCGCTTGAATTTGTTGAGCAGATTCACGGTCCGGCAGGAATAAACATTGGGGCTGAAAATGCTGCTGAGATTTCGATCTCTATTCTGGCAGAAATTTTAAGTGTGGTACGTAAACAGAAACCCGTGGCTTTGCGCGAAAAAGTGGGTGCAATTCATGAATAA
- a CDS encoding nucleotidyltransferase family protein, giving the protein MNNIPILLLAAGASSRMGQPKPLLRWREQFLVEHQIKTLSATGNPVIVVLGNQSENIIPILQNLPVKFTINESWKQGMGTSVAAGVEYVKQQFPVSKGVLISLVDQPLITTQHLNDLLSNFEPDTQQIIVSEADSGWEGVPVLFDRFYFDELSKLSGKQGAKAIFGNYTQNIKAIHCGDILQDIDTPEQYQKLKNN; this is encoded by the coding sequence ATGAATAATATTCCAATACTATTACTGGCAGCCGGTGCTTCCTCAAGAATGGGGCAGCCAAAACCATTATTGCGCTGGAGGGAGCAATTTCTGGTTGAACACCAGATAAAAACTTTGTCAGCTACTGGGAATCCGGTGATAGTGGTTTTAGGAAATCAGTCAGAAAATATCATCCCAATTCTTCAAAACTTACCGGTAAAATTTACGATAAACGAAAGCTGGAAACAAGGCATGGGAACTTCCGTTGCTGCGGGTGTTGAGTATGTAAAACAACAGTTTCCTGTCAGTAAAGGCGTGTTGATTTCTTTGGTTGACCAACCACTGATTACAACTCAACATTTAAACGATCTGCTTTCGAATTTCGAACCGGATACACAACAAATTATCGTTTCTGAGGCTGATTCAGGCTGGGAGGGAGTTCCGGTATTATTCGATCGTTTTTACTTCGATGAACTCTCTAAATTGAGTGGAAAACAAGGTGCAAAAGCAATCTTCGGGAATTATACGCAAAATATAAAAGCTATACACTGCGGTGATATTCTGCAAGATATAGATACACCAGAGCAGTATCAAAAGCTCAAGAATAACTAA
- a CDS encoding glycoside hydrolase family 3 N-terminal domain-containing protein — protein MRFRILFCLLLMGCIASAQPAKPIYKNNQYSVEERTQDLLNRMTLDEKLGQLLCPMGWEMYEKNGSEVRVSETFKNVQKEKQPGMYWATFRADPWTKKTLKTGLSPAQAAEAANALQQYLIDNSRLGIPVFLAEEAAHGHMAIGTTVFPTSLGQAATFNTELMEEMGQAIGAEIRAQGAHIAYGPILDLARDPRWSRVEETFGEDPILIAQMGSAMVKGLGGGDLSQDYSVISTLKHFIAYGVPESGINGNASIVSRRDLLENYFPPFKAAIDAGALSVMTSYNSIDGIPSTMNNEYLTDILRDDWKFRGFTVSDLFSIEGIAGSHYIVKTAEEAAIKAIEARTNVDLGGQAYVRLKKAVEQGILNESIVDSAVCNVIRLKFEMGLFDNPFVNSNEAAEVVHSKANIELARKMAQQSTVLLENKEKILPLAKNNIKVAVVGPNANMMYNQLGDYTAPQPAQSVVTVFKGIVKKLGAENVVYEKGCAIRDTTQSDIPAAVKATENADVVVVVVGGSSARDFSTDYQETGAAIANSEVLNDMESGEGNDRSTLTLMGDQMKLLKAIKKTGKPMVVIYIEGRPLNMNWAAKNADALLTAWYPGEQGGNGIADVLFGDYNPSGRLPVTVAASVGQLPNYYNKKNPKAHNYVEGSSAPLYAFGTGKSYTSFGYENMSVEESNENTFNVSFDLKNTGDFDGTEIVQLYLRDEYASTVRPIKQLIDFKPIFLKKGEQKQVTFTIAKDQLSIIDTNYERVVESGDFKLMIGAASDNIRLQETISIK, from the coding sequence ATGAGGTTCAGAATTCTATTTTGTTTGCTGTTAATGGGTTGTATTGCAAGTGCTCAACCGGCAAAACCTATCTACAAAAACAATCAATATTCAGTTGAAGAACGAACTCAGGATTTGCTGAACCGCATGACGCTTGATGAAAAGCTGGGGCAGTTGCTTTGCCCCATGGGTTGGGAAATGTATGAAAAGAACGGCAGCGAAGTTCGTGTTTCAGAAACATTCAAGAACGTACAAAAGGAAAAACAACCCGGAATGTACTGGGCCACTTTTCGTGCCGATCCCTGGACTAAGAAAACGCTCAAAACAGGTCTTTCTCCAGCGCAGGCTGCCGAGGCAGCAAATGCTCTGCAACAATACCTTATCGACAATTCCCGACTGGGCATTCCGGTATTTTTAGCCGAAGAAGCTGCTCACGGACATATGGCGATCGGGACAACCGTTTTCCCAACCAGCTTAGGGCAGGCTGCCACTTTCAACACCGAACTTATGGAGGAGATGGGCCAGGCCATTGGTGCTGAAATACGTGCACAGGGCGCACACATTGCCTATGGTCCTATTCTCGACCTGGCACGCGATCCGCGTTGGTCGCGCGTAGAAGAAACTTTTGGCGAAGATCCTATACTGATCGCACAAATGGGAAGTGCGATGGTAAAAGGACTTGGTGGCGGTGATCTTTCGCAAGATTACAGTGTAATTTCAACGCTAAAGCATTTTATCGCTTACGGTGTACCGGAATCGGGTATTAACGGAAATGCATCGATTGTCAGTCGCCGCGATTTGCTGGAAAACTATTTCCCGCCATTTAAAGCGGCTATTGATGCCGGAGCTTTGTCGGTAATGACTTCATATAACTCAATTGATGGTATTCCATCGACTATGAATAATGAATACCTGACTGACATTTTACGCGACGACTGGAAATTCAGAGGTTTCACGGTTTCCGACCTGTTTAGTATTGAAGGAATTGCTGGTTCGCACTACATCGTAAAAACGGCTGAAGAAGCTGCCATAAAAGCCATTGAGGCAAGGACTAATGTCGATCTTGGCGGACAAGCCTACGTAAGACTAAAAAAAGCGGTTGAGCAAGGAATTCTGAATGAAAGCATTGTTGATTCTGCTGTTTGTAACGTAATTCGTTTAAAGTTCGAAATGGGATTATTCGATAATCCTTTTGTAAATTCTAATGAAGCTGCAGAAGTTGTACACAGCAAGGCCAATATTGAACTTGCACGTAAAATGGCACAGCAGTCAACGGTTCTGCTTGAAAATAAAGAAAAGATTTTACCGCTTGCCAAAAACAACATAAAAGTGGCCGTTGTTGGCCCCAATGCCAACATGATGTACAACCAACTGGGCGACTACACTGCTCCTCAACCTGCCCAATCAGTAGTAACAGTTTTCAAAGGAATAGTAAAGAAGCTTGGAGCTGAAAACGTTGTATACGAAAAAGGCTGCGCTATTCGCGATACCACCCAATCTGATATTCCTGCAGCTGTAAAAGCAACTGAAAATGCAGATGTGGTTGTGGTTGTGGTTGGCGGTTCAAGCGCCCGCGATTTCAGTACCGATTACCAGGAAACCGGGGCCGCCATTGCCAACAGCGAAGTTCTTAACGATATGGAAAGTGGTGAAGGAAACGACCGGTCGACGCTTACTTTGATGGGCGACCAAATGAAATTGCTTAAAGCCATAAAAAAAACGGGCAAACCTATGGTGGTTATCTATATTGAAGGGCGTCCGCTGAATATGAACTGGGCAGCCAAAAATGCTGATGCACTGTTAACAGCCTGGTATCCGGGCGAACAAGGTGGAAACGGCATTGCCGATGTACTGTTTGGCGACTACAATCCGAGCGGACGACTTCCCGTAACTGTAGCTGCCAGTGTTGGTCAGTTGCCCAATTATTACAACAAAAAGAATCCGAAAGCACATAACTATGTGGAAGGAAGTTCTGCTCCGCTGTATGCTTTTGGAACAGGAAAAAGTTATACATCGTTTGGTTACGAAAACATGAGCGTAGAAGAAAGTAATGAGAACACTTTCAACGTTTCGTTCGATTTGAAAAACACCGGCGACTTTGATGGAACTGAAATTGTTCAGTTGTACCTGCGCGACGAATATGCATCAACAGTTCGCCCGATTAAACAACTGATCGATTTTAAACCAATCTTCCTGAAGAAAGGCGAACAAAAACAGGTAACGTTTACAATTGCCAAAGACCAGCTCAGTATAATTGACACGAATTACGAACGCGTTGTTGAGTCTGGAGATTTTAAACTGATGATTGGAGCTGCCTCGGATAATATTCGTTTACAGGAAACGATTAGTATCAAATAG
- a CDS encoding 16S rRNA (uracil(1498)-N(3))-methyltransferase has product MQLFYVPNLSGAEVILDETESKHAVRVLRLKEDDEIELVDGKGGFFKARITDANPKKCKLSIIDSQTEFGKKDFHLHIAIAPTKNIDRTEWFLEKCTEIGIDEVTPLLSEHSERKVIKPERLEKILVSAMKQSVKAYLPKLNELTKFSDLLSQATEAKKFIAHCNEGEKPHLKNVVKPGDNVLILIGPEGDFSPEEVDLALENGFEAISLGNARLRTETAGVVACHIVNLAND; this is encoded by the coding sequence ATGCAGTTATTTTATGTTCCAAATCTTTCAGGTGCCGAAGTTATTTTAGATGAAACCGAATCTAAACATGCCGTTCGTGTTCTTCGCTTAAAAGAAGATGACGAGATTGAGCTCGTTGATGGTAAAGGTGGATTCTTCAAAGCCCGAATCACTGATGCAAATCCTAAAAAATGTAAGCTTAGCATTATTGATTCGCAAACTGAATTCGGCAAAAAAGACTTTCATTTACACATTGCCATTGCACCAACAAAAAACATCGACCGCACAGAGTGGTTCCTGGAAAAATGCACCGAGATTGGAATAGACGAGGTCACTCCCCTCCTTTCGGAACATTCGGAACGAAAAGTGATTAAACCCGAACGTTTGGAAAAAATTCTGGTTTCGGCCATGAAACAATCGGTTAAAGCTTATCTGCCCAAACTAAATGAACTGACTAAATTTTCCGACCTCTTATCACAAGCCACTGAAGCTAAAAAATTTATTGCCCATTGTAACGAAGGCGAAAAACCTCATCTAAAAAACGTTGTAAAACCAGGAGATAACGTGCTCATTCTGATTGGTCCTGAGGGCGATTTTAGTCCTGAAGAAGTTGACCTGGCTTTGGAGAATGGATTTGAAGCCATTTCGTTGGGGAATGCTCGTTTGCGTACGGAAACAGCCGGAGTTGTTGCTTGCCATATTGTAAATCTCGCCAACGATTGA
- a CDS encoding S41 family peptidase: MYIDSIISDRSSGKALVVDVRINEKLKLDRHSNTLFDYFMSMLVDDEIPLCSSITREHFGWDEYNDWWFYEQRWKVTTEDKQISNNGKLMPLKYYSQELSPYLQNYNFDDFTPIKRPIYFITNNSFLSYYSSQLISLQTNRLNTFIINENAGKIFPANTNLRRYTFNDFEFILNTAIHINKGVRELKTGINEISLNQDQIIEFVNSVHQDSITECNFSFSITPKKYQSPNDSLSLEEKILGVVKTWTIVNYFYPYTAQMTADWDVSLEKYLQLSQNTSSDKDYYTLIQEMMATLNDSHVSTFHPSILNFSEIFVVPVQFDWIEDKVIITAIDTSVTSDINVGDEITSINDLSIKNLLENESIKISHSNRQGLLSTVINPGYFTGPLDSKVKFGIKSNGKIKTVKIPRSMYIFQFIGFGDNRQTSAIFESGIGYLNLAALSNSSALENELIKMKDTKSLIIDLRSSYPTADYQRFLQMLTQKEVATRISIVPVVSATQAKVFQTDITTIKPISSFSYKKPIIVLIDKTMISRPEDIAIAIKSLPNVRFVGEQTQGTDGEMTKIDLPGGGETSFTGQIVKFGNDDNFYRTGLIPDIEVKQTINGIKQSKDEVLEKALEILRQNQRP; this comes from the coding sequence ATGTATATAGATTCAATAATTTCAGACCGGTCTTCCGGTAAAGCATTGGTCGTTGATGTAAGGATAAATGAAAAACTTAAATTAGACCGACATTCTAACACTTTATTCGATTACTTTATGTCAATGCTGGTCGATGATGAAATCCCTCTCTGCTCATCAATAACGCGAGAACATTTTGGATGGGATGAATACAATGACTGGTGGTTTTATGAACAACGCTGGAAAGTTACTACCGAAGACAAACAAATTTCAAACAACGGAAAGCTCATGCCTTTAAAGTATTATTCGCAAGAACTTTCACCCTATCTTCAAAATTATAATTTTGATGATTTCACGCCAATTAAGCGACCAATTTACTTTATAACCAATAATAGTTTTCTCTCATATTACAGTTCTCAACTTATATCACTCCAAACCAATCGACTAAATACATTCATTATTAATGAAAATGCGGGAAAAATATTTCCGGCTAATACGAATTTAAGACGGTATACTTTTAACGACTTTGAATTTATTTTAAACACAGCCATCCACATAAATAAAGGTGTTCGCGAATTAAAAACGGGAATAAATGAAATTTCATTAAATCAGGATCAAATAATAGAATTTGTTAATAGTGTACACCAGGACAGCATTACTGAATGCAATTTTTCTTTCTCCATTACACCTAAAAAATACCAATCTCCTAATGATTCATTATCGTTGGAGGAAAAAATACTGGGAGTGGTTAAAACCTGGACAATAGTAAATTATTTTTATCCGTATACAGCTCAAATGACTGCTGATTGGGACGTTTCATTGGAAAAATATCTTCAGCTCTCGCAAAATACTTCATCCGATAAAGATTACTATACACTTATCCAGGAAATGATGGCAACGCTTAATGATTCTCATGTTTCTACATTCCACCCGTCAATTCTTAATTTTTCTGAAATTTTTGTTGTCCCGGTTCAATTTGATTGGATTGAAGATAAGGTAATAATAACTGCGATTGACACTTCTGTAACATCCGATATTAATGTTGGTGATGAAATAACGTCAATTAATGATTTATCAATTAAGAATTTATTGGAAAACGAATCTATAAAAATTTCGCATAGTAATCGACAGGGACTTTTATCCACGGTAATTAATCCCGGATATTTTACCGGGCCTTTGGATAGTAAAGTAAAATTTGGAATTAAAAGTAATGGCAAAATAAAAACCGTTAAAATTCCAAGATCAATGTACATTTTCCAATTTATCGGATTTGGGGACAATCGACAAACGAGTGCAATCTTTGAAAGCGGGATCGGCTATCTCAACCTGGCAGCTCTCTCTAATTCTTCAGCGTTAGAAAACGAATTAATTAAAATGAAAGATACCAAATCATTAATCATCGATCTGCGTAGTTCCTATCCAACAGCAGATTATCAACGCTTTTTACAAATGCTTACTCAAAAAGAAGTTGCAACAAGAATAAGCATTGTACCCGTAGTTTCTGCCACACAAGCTAAAGTATTTCAAACCGATATTACCACAATTAAACCCATCTCTTCATTTTCATACAAAAAGCCAATTATTGTATTGATTGATAAAACGATGATTAGTCGCCCCGAGGATATTGCCATTGCAATAAAATCACTTCCCAATGTTCGTTTTGTTGGTGAACAAACCCAGGGAACCGATGGAGAGATGACAAAAATAGACCTGCCTGGTGGCGGAGAAACTTCATTTACAGGACAGATTGTTAAGTTCGGTAACGATGATAATTTTTACAGGACCGGACTAATACCGGACATCGAAGTTAAGCAAACAATTAACGGGATAAAACAAAGCAAGGATGAGGTGCTTGAAAAGGCACTTGAAATATTAAGACAAAACCAACGGCCATAA
- a CDS encoding MotA/TolQ/ExbB proton channel family protein has protein sequence MEKYFYEGGPLYMGILTVIFIIMVVWAVYQSLPVLLKKDFDYNKTKERLKHIKTIGTFALVFGIVGQLIGLYQIFNAIEEMGGVSSALLMGGLKVSMITTFYGILIFLISLILWFVTDFVTSKC, from the coding sequence ATGGAAAAATACTTTTATGAGGGAGGACCATTATATATGGGAATACTCACAGTAATTTTTATCATCATGGTGGTATGGGCTGTTTACCAGTCTTTACCGGTTTTATTAAAAAAAGACTTTGACTATAATAAAACAAAAGAACGGTTGAAACACATAAAAACCATTGGAACATTTGCACTCGTTTTTGGTATTGTTGGTCAGCTAATTGGATTATACCAGATATTTAATGCAATAGAAGAAATGGGTGGAGTTTCTTCGGCACTTCTAATGGGAGGATTGAAAGTATCTATGATTACAACCTTCTACGGGATATTGATCTTTCTAATTTCTCTAATCCTGTGGTTTGTTACCGACTTTGTAACATCAAAATGCTGA
- a CDS encoding LytTR family DNA-binding domain-containing protein: MKLKISNPYYHILFWLVVATGLILVFGRPWGNASHAFYFIVMLLPVVMGTFYFFNYYLVPQFLLKKKYFWFGLYAFYTLVISLYLQMLVVIFSYAFLAKFRLEKMGQDSVDDIFSLAFVMYMVVFVGSFLVMLQQLLERQKEIDLLEKEKVHIPMLELTSNRQTVKIPYDDIIYIESLSDYIKVHSRHRNAVVSKEKISVMAEELPEQFVRIHRSFIVNTQKITGHNANEVELDGIQLNIGRSYKKIVLPLLKSI; the protein is encoded by the coding sequence ATGAAACTAAAAATTTCCAATCCCTATTATCATATTCTGTTTTGGCTGGTAGTGGCAACTGGGTTGATACTGGTTTTTGGACGGCCGTGGGGAAATGCATCGCACGCGTTTTATTTTATTGTTATGTTACTCCCGGTGGTTATGGGAACCTTTTATTTCTTCAATTATTACCTGGTTCCCCAATTCTTATTGAAGAAAAAATACTTCTGGTTTGGACTTTATGCTTTTTACACCTTGGTGATATCATTGTATCTCCAAATGCTGGTAGTTATTTTTTCATATGCATTTCTGGCAAAATTCAGGTTGGAAAAAATGGGGCAAGATTCAGTCGACGATATATTCTCACTGGCATTTGTAATGTACATGGTGGTTTTTGTTGGATCTTTTCTGGTGATGTTACAACAATTATTAGAGCGTCAAAAAGAAATTGATTTGTTGGAAAAGGAAAAGGTGCACATTCCGATGTTGGAACTCACCTCAAACAGGCAAACGGTTAAAATTCCTTACGATGATATTATTTACATTGAAAGTCTTTCGGATTATATAAAAGTACATTCACGGCACAGAAATGCTGTAGTGAGCAAAGAAAAAATAAGCGTTATGGCTGAAGAACTTCCAGAGCAGTTTGTACGTATCCATCGTTCGTTTATTGTAAACACGCAAAAAATAACCGGTCACAATGCAAACGAAGTTGAACTGGATGGAATTCAGTTGAATATTGGGAGAAGCTATAAAAAGATTGTGTTGCCTTTGCTAAAATCTATTTGA
- a CDS encoding cytochrome d ubiquinol oxidase subunit II: protein MAEANLIILVICLMLYVLLGGADFGGGILELLSRGKASKIVSRAIAPVWEANHVWLILVIVILFVGFPSVYSTILTALHIPVLLVLLGIIARGSAFTFRHYDIDEKRPKAIYSAIFRYSSLFTTFFLGVTVGGLILGEISMDYQLGFYTVYIHPWLNWFSVSMGLFMVLLFAFLAGIFTVSEIEDKDYTIYFTRMTKRLLISLVIMGAIVFATAKVAGHPLLRDFINSPISVTCIVIATLALPAFWYFLNKNKGNWLRLTAGLQTTLIVTGWFAIQFPVLVKTNSGHDITIQAAKAPQQVQLFLLLALVVGVLIIFPAMGYLYKTFKFSEEPE from the coding sequence ATGGCTGAAGCGAATCTGATTATACTGGTTATTTGTTTAATGCTATATGTTTTGCTTGGAGGCGCCGATTTTGGCGGCGGCATCCTCGAACTTTTGTCGAGAGGAAAAGCATCAAAAATTGTATCGCGTGCTATTGCACCGGTTTGGGAAGCCAACCATGTGTGGCTTATTTTGGTGATTGTTATTCTGTTTGTCGGATTCCCATCGGTTTATTCAACGATTCTTACCGCACTGCACATCCCTGTTTTACTTGTACTGCTTGGCATTATTGCCCGTGGATCAGCATTTACATTCCGCCATTACGATATTGACGAAAAACGCCCGAAAGCCATCTATTCGGCAATATTCCGCTACTCCAGTCTTTTCACCACGTTCTTTTTAGGGGTAACTGTTGGAGGACTGATACTTGGCGAAATATCAATGGATTATCAGCTTGGTTTTTATACGGTTTACATCCACCCGTGGCTGAACTGGTTTTCGGTAAGCATGGGCTTGTTTATGGTATTGTTGTTTGCCTTTTTGGCGGGCATTTTTACGGTGAGTGAAATCGAGGACAAAGACTACACCATCTATTTTACCCGTATGACAAAACGCCTGCTGATCTCGTTGGTTATTATGGGAGCGATTGTGTTTGCAACGGCTAAAGTTGCCGGTCATCCGCTGTTGAGAGACTTTATTAATTCCCCAATAAGTGTAACCTGTATTGTTATAGCAACACTGGCATTACCGGCTTTCTGGTATTTTCTGAATAAAAACAAAGGAAACTGGTTACGATTAACTGCCGGACTTCAAACTACGCTAATCGTTACCGGATGGTTTGCCATTCAGTTTCCGGTGCTGGTAAAAACAAACAGCGGCCACGATATTACCATTCAGGCAGCTAAAGCGCCACAGCAAGTACAGTTATTCTTATTGCTTGCATTGGTTGTTGGGGTGTTGATCATTTTCCCTGCAATGGGATATCTGTATAAAACGTTTAAATTTAGCGAAGAACCTGAATAA